TTGTTAAGTACTTAAGTGCAATGTTTGAATCACtctaattttccttttctttttttataaatgaaaaagaaagaataaaacagCTAACTGTAAACACTTTACACGTGCGAATTTGTAATATcgatatttgtaatatttagtaATATCGTAATACAATAGTTGAcgttaaagaaatataaaatctagTTGTACTTGGTCACACTCCACTACTAAAAAAAGGATTCAAGGAGCATTTGTTTCTGAAATGCCCCATTTTACTTAATAATGAAGAAACCCATCATTCCACTTGTATAGTAACATATACAtttcattttatatgatatCCTGATATCTTAGTTTGtctatacatattttgtaatcttcCTCTCACCTTATCTTCTTCAGTTAAATCAAATGTGTCTTCACTGATTAGGAAAGAGAAATGGTAAAACATTTATTCCGATCATCGTCTCCTCCTCCAACGGCGAAACAAAAGCCCCACCACACACTCGCAGACTCAGCAATGGAGGAGTACGAGATCGAAGTCCAGTCTCTAATAACCAAATGGACTTCGCCAGAGTCCACTGATCAGTTTCTCTTCTCCTCAAGTAGCCACCAAGAAGCAGAGCAGTTCGTACGGGCCGTAAAGAACTTGCATAACTCAATGCACCGTCTAGTTTCCGTTACACCGGAGTCAATAAATCTTAACCGTGGACAAGACGTGATGAAGACGGCGATGAAGCTTCTCGAATCAGAGTTCTGCCGCGTACTAAAGGAGAATAGAGAGTATCTAGATCCTGAATGCGTCACTATTCGTTCATGGAACTCATCACGGTTCAGCGTTTCTACTCCGAGTACTGTTTCTGATTCCAATGGTACCGACGAAGGTTACTTCGCCGACGAGCATAGATTCTCCGGAGGAGACCCTAACGCGATGGATGATCGAAAAACTATCGCTGAGTGTATGATTTCAACAGGACACGTCAAGGAATGCGTTAGGGTTTACAAATCCGTACGTAAATCTATTGTAGATGAGACGCTACACAGTTTGGGAGTGGAGAGGTTGACTCTACGTCAGATACAAAAACTGAACTGGGAGGTTCTTGAAACTAAGATCAAGCCATGGCTCCGGGGAGTGAAATTAGCGGTTCGGTCTCTGTTTTACGGCGAAAAGATTCTTGCTGAACACGTTTTCTCTAACTCCTCCATCTTGGAGTCCTCTTTCACTGATATCACTCAAGAAGGTGCTTTGACCTTGTTTGTTTTCCCTGAAAATGTAGGAAAATTCAAGAAACTAACGTCTGAGAAAATGTTTCGCATTCTTGATATGTACGAAACCCTAACCAATCTATCTTCAGACATCGAATCGATCTTTACCTTCGATTCAAACTCCGTCATCAAATCTCAAGTCACTGGATCCCTCACGAAGCTCAGCGAAGCCGTTAGGTCAATGATGTCAGACTTTGAAACGGCGATTGAGAAAGAATCATCCAAAAAACCAGTAAACGGCGGTGGTATACACCCGCTCACACGCTACGTTATGAATTATCTCACCTTCCTCGCTGATTACAGTGACTCCATAGCTGTGATCTTCGAGAACTGGAAGATTAGTGTATCATCTCCGTTGCCTAAAACTCTGTTTCCTTGCGGCAGAGGTTATGAAGCTAAACCGGAGGATGTGTACTCCTCTCCGGTCTCCGTACGCATGGCTTGGGTGATTCTTCTTACTCTGTGTAAAATAGACGGCAAGGCTCAGCCGTTTAAGCATATTGCTTTGTCTTATCTCTTCCTCGTTAACAACCTCAACTACGTTGTCGTTAAGGTTCGAGCTTCGAAACTGAAGCTTCTCCTCGGTGTTGAGTGGGTGGCGAGTCATGAGGCTAAGGTGAAACAGTTTATTGTAAAGTTTGAGAAGCTTGCATGGGGGAAAGTGTTGACGTCACTCCCAGAGGATCCGACGGCGGAGATGTCATCGGAGGAAGCAAGTGGTCATTTAGTGAGTTTTAACATTAAGTCTGAATTGGCGTACCGGAGACAAATTTCGTGGGTTGTACCGGATTCGAAACTCAGGGATAAGATTAAAATCGGGTTGTCTCGGAAGATTATTCCGGTTTACGCTGAGCTCTATAACCGGGTTGGTTTGTTTAAGGACAAAGAGATGTTTAGTGAGTTAATTGTTAGATATACCCCTGATGATTTGGGAAATTATCTCTCGGATCTTTACTTTGTGACCAAGGAGGCAAGGACTCAGTAAGTGTTTCATCAAAATGATGAACTCCCGTTTggagaacttttgattttgtggtAATTACTTTTGTAAATTgttatcttttatttcattttagaaatatttatttttgcatgAAGTTTGTTGTTGTAGTGGAGTGATTGATTactattttttgtcttttaccCTACTTGATTAGCTGTGCCTAATCATAAAGTTGTGGTTTTtatccactttttttttccttgcaaTAATGTAAAGTGGACTTTATTCGCTTTTATACCAAACAAATATTCGATTTTTGGATATGACATCCAAGATTTGTGGGGATGCATATAATCATGACTTGTGAAACAACTTGtgaaattttaccaaaaaatctTTTAACACATACCTTTTCATTGCGTAATTTGATTCTCACTCTGTGATCTCTAGTGTAGTGCGTGCTTTTGCTGATGACTTTTGGCTTTTTTAGGTTCGGAAGCAGAGAACACAGGCCAATTCATATCATTGTTCTCCAAAAAATTCAGGGTATGAAATGATGCATATATTTGCCAAACGGCCAGACGATTAAGTTATGTTTGAGATTTTTCATTATGTTTCTTTGCATTTAATTACATTGTCTTTGAAGTTGTTTTCTATTTGTCAGTAATCAAAGCAGCTacttaaatttgatatatatatataaacttcgACATATATTATTAAGCTGTCCAATAAGCTTATGtttcctaattttattttcttcaaacttttttccATTATGatgtatagttttctttttacgTTTGTTAACCAATTCAACTTTGCTTTGGTATTCACTAATTAAatcgattttgttttgtaaaaatagTTAAGTTGCAAAAGAGTAAGATTCAGTTACTTGAGATCTATCTATCTCCCTCTGATCGTTTGAGAAGATTACTTAGT
The Camelina sativa cultivar DH55 chromosome 6, Cs, whole genome shotgun sequence genome window above contains:
- the LOC104790851 gene encoding exocyst complex component EXO70A1-like, coding for MVKHLFRSSSPPPTAKQKPHHTLADSAMEEYEIEVQSLITKWTSPESTDQFLFSSSSHQEAEQFVRAVKNLHNSMHRLVSVTPESINLNRGQDVMKTAMKLLESEFCRVLKENREYLDPECVTIRSWNSSRFSVSTPSTVSDSNGTDEGYFADEHRFSGGDPNAMDDRKTIAECMISTGHVKECVRVYKSVRKSIVDETLHSLGVERLTLRQIQKLNWEVLETKIKPWLRGVKLAVRSLFYGEKILAEHVFSNSSILESSFTDITQEGALTLFVFPENVGKFKKLTSEKMFRILDMYETLTNLSSDIESIFTFDSNSVIKSQVTGSLTKLSEAVRSMMSDFETAIEKESSKKPVNGGGIHPLTRYVMNYLTFLADYSDSIAVIFENWKISVSSPLPKTLFPCGRGYEAKPEDVYSSPVSVRMAWVILLTLCKIDGKAQPFKHIALSYLFLVNNLNYVVVKVRASKLKLLLGVEWVASHEAKVKQFIVKFEKLAWGKVLTSLPEDPTAEMSSEEASGHLVSFNIKSELAYRRQISWVVPDSKLRDKIKIGLSRKIIPVYAELYNRVGLFKDKEMFSELIVRYTPDDLGNYLSDLYFVTKEARTQ